Proteins from a single region of Urocitellus parryii isolate mUroPar1 chromosome 4, mUroPar1.hap1, whole genome shotgun sequence:
- the LOC144254273 gene encoding olfactory receptor 52K1-like → MAEILSNNSHLFPHTFYLVGIPGLTAAHIWISLPFCFMFFLALTGNGILLFLVWTEHSLHQPMFLFLAMLSFVDLVLSLSTLPKMLAIFWFDATAISSYSCLSQMFVIHAFSAMESGVLVAMAFDRFVAICNPLHYATILTPVVVTKIGGLVVLRGVGLTIFFPSLPHRLPYCGSHTIAYTYCEHMAVVKLACGATTVDNLYAFTVAVFLGVGDVAFIAYSYGQIVKTVMRIPSPEARAKAGSTCTAHICLIFFFYGPGFLSVVMQRFGPPTASAAKVILGNLYLLFPPALDPIVYGVKTKQIRERLFTILGSKQIDPT, encoded by the coding sequence ATGGCCGAGATTCTTTCCAACAACTCTCATCTCTTCCCACATACCTTTTACTTGGTTGGCATCCCAGGACTGACTGCTGCCCACATTTGGATCTCACTTCCTTTCTGTTTCATGTTTTTCTTGGCACTGACTGGGAATGGCATCCTGCTTTTTCTCGTCTGGACAGAGCACAGTCTTCACCAGCCCATGTTTTTGTTTCTGGCCATGCTGTCTTTTGTTGACCTGGTCCTCTCCCTTTCCACTCTGCCCAAGATGCTGGCTATATTTTGGTTTGATGCTACAGCCATCAGCTCCTACTCCTGCCTTTCCCAGATGTTTGTCATCCATGCATTCTCTGCCATGGAGTCAGGGGTACTCGTGGCCATGGCTTTCGACCGCTTTGTGGCTATCTGTAATCCACTGCATTATGCAACCATCCTGACCCCAGTTGTTGTCACCAAGATTGGGGGCCTGGTGGTGCTGCGAGGTGTAGGGTTGACCATCTTCTTTCCAAGTTTGCCTCATCGACTGCCCTACTGTGGCTCACACACGATTGCCTATACCTACTGTGAACATATGGCAGTGGTAAAGCTGGCCTGTGGGGCCACCACTGTGGACAACCTCTATGCTTTTACTGTGGCAGTCTTTCTTGGTGTCGGGGATGTGGCCTTTATTGCCTACTCCTATGGGCAGATTGTGAAGACTGTGATGCGTATTCCTTCACCTGAGGCACGTGCAAAAGCAGGCAGCACGTGCACAGCTCACATCTGCCTCATCTTCTTCTTTTATGGACCAGGCTTTCTTTCTGTGGTCATGCAGCGCTTTGGGCCACCCACAGCCTCTGCTGCCAAGGTCATCCTTGGTaatctttacttgctctttcCTCCTGCATTGGATCCCATTGTCTATGGGGTTAAAACCAAGCAGATCCGGGAGCGGCTGTTCACAATTCTAGGCTCCAAACAGATTGATCCCACTTGA